From the Oryza glaberrima chromosome 5, OglaRS2, whole genome shotgun sequence genome, one window contains:
- the LOC127774463 gene encoding ATP-dependent Clp protease proteolytic subunit-related protein 1, chloroplastic: MALALRCPAAASPSPAKSTFPPSSSPPPSRLPRRPPASCRCYYYGDGGGFRKNYDHIPKQFREDNLKDGLMDNYKNVPQFLYGLSPAQIEMFMNDDNPYDRQSQRVTEESISASRSYDEFGMYNLSGMHEGPAGYSMGMGMGTMSMGRAGRGYRRMRSSAPDLPSLLLDSRIIFLGMPIVPAVTELIAAQFLWLDYDDRTKPIYLYINSTGTMDENNELVASETDAFAIADFINRSKSKVYTINLSMAYGQAAMLLSLGVKGKRGVLPNSITKLYLPKVHKSGGAAIDMWIKAKELDTNTDYYLELLSKGVGKPKEELAEFLKGPRYFRAQEAIDYGLADTILHSLDGSFKPKDLTAQLAKAQEMRQSGKRPAAGAGRWSTPSVPR; this comes from the exons ATGGCGCTCGCGCTGCGCTGCCCGgccgctgcctcgccgtcgccagccaAGAGCACCTtcccgccctcctcctccccgccgccgtcgaggctcCCGAGGAGGCCGCCCGCCAGCTGCAGGTGCTACTactacggcgacggcggtggcttcCGCAAGAACTACGACCACATCCCCAAGCAGTTCCGCGAGGATAACCTCAAAGATGGCC TGATGGATAATTACAAGAATGTTCCTCAATTCCTTTATGGCTTAAGCCCTGCTCAGATCGAAATGTTTATGAACGATGATAATCCATATGATCGGCAATCACAGAGAGTTACAGAG GAAAGCATTTCTGCTTCTAGGAGCTATGATGAATTTGGCATGTACAACTTGTCCGGTATGCATGAGGGCCCTGCAGGTTACAGCATGGGTATGGGAATGGGCACCATGAGCATGGGCAGGGCAGGGCGAGGATATAGAAGAATGAGAAGTTCAGCTCCAGATCTGCCATCATTGCTATTGGACTCTCGAATTATATTCCTTGGAATGCCT ATTGTTCCAGCAGTAACAGAGCTTATTGCTGCGCAATTTCTGTGGCTAGATTATGATGACCGCACCAAGCCAATTTACTTGTATATAAACTCCACAGGAACCATG GATGAAAACAATGAGCTGGTTGCATCTGAAACTGATGCATTTGCAATTGCTGATTTTATCAAT CGAAGCAAATCCAAGGTCTACACAATCAATCTTAGCATGGCATATGGTCAGGCTGCAATGCTTCTGTCCCTTGGCGTCAAGGGTAAAAGAGGAGTGCTACCAAATTCAATCA CTAAACTGTACCTGCCTAAGGTCCACAAATCTGGTGGAGCTGCTATTGACATGTGGATTAAG GCAAAAGAGTTAGACACGAACACGGATTACTACCTTGAACTGTTGTCAAAAGGAGTTGGAAAACCGAAGGAAGAGCTCGCAGAGTTTCTCAAAGGTCCAAGGTACTTCCGTGCGCAGGAGGCCATCGATTATGGGCTTGCAGATACAATCTTGCACTCTTTGGATGGTTCCTTCAAACCAAAG GATCTGACCGCGCAGTTGGCCAAAGCACAGGAGATGCGGCAATCGGGGAAGCGCCCAGCAGCTGGAGCTGGGCGATGGTCAACTCCAAGTGTCCCTAGATAG
- the LOC127772553 gene encoding plant cysteine oxidase 2-like — protein MPVQLGGGGKVAEPKDLAATDKDRPSSKKNRRRQKKPATSAAISPPVAAMQTLFDTSREVFQDSLPGFVPPPQAVARLAALLNDLKPHDVGIEPSMSCFKNADSKGPPRVTYLHFYDCPKFSFGIFCLPKSAVIPLHNHPGMTVFCKILFGSMHLKSYDWAKSAPDNDNNALETSDGARLAKVNTDAVFDASSETTVLYPENGGNLHCFTARTACAVLDVMGPPYNRADGRDCSYYDESPYLSSSGGDARYSWLKENHSTFEMKGVQMPQRFIV, from the exons ATGCCCGTGCAGCTGGGAGGAGGGGGCAAGGTGGCGGAACCCAaggacctcgccgccaccgacaaGGACCGCCCCTCCTCCAAGaagaaccgccgccgccaaaagAAGCCCGCTActtccgccgccatctccccgccggtcgccgccatGCAGACCCTCTTCGACACCAGCAGGGAGGTCTTCCAGGATTCTTTGCCGGGATTCGTGCCGCCGCCCCAAGCCGTCGCCCGACTCGCCGCCCTACTCA ATGATTTGAAACCACATGATGTTGGAATTGAGCCGAGTATGTCGTGTTTCAAGAATGCCGATTCTAAAGGGCCTCCTCGGGTGACTTATCTACATTTTTACGATTGCCCCAAGTTTTCG TTTGGTATCTTCTGTTTACCGAAGTCAGCTGTCATTCCCCTCCACAATCATCCTGGGATGACAGTATTCTGCAAGATACTGTTTGGCTCCATGCACCTCAAGTCCTATGACTGGGCTAAAAGTGCCCCAGATAATGATAATAATGCACTTGAGACCTCAGATG GAGCTCGTTTAGCAAAGGTAAATACAGATGCGGTTTTTGATGCTTCATCGGAGACCACAGTTCTATACCCTGAAAATGGAGGGAATTTGCACTGTTTTACTGCAAGGACAGCTTGTGCTGTGCTTGACGTGATgggacccccgtacaaccgcgcGGATGGAAGGGATTGCTCATATTACGACGAATCCCCATACTTGAGTTCATCTG GTGGAGATGCACGGTACTCGTGGCTCAAAGAAAATCATAGTACGTTCGAGATGAAAGGTGTACAGATGCCACAAAGGTTTATCGTTTAG
- the LOC127774465 gene encoding inactive protein RESTRICTED TEV MOVEMENT 2-like translates to MASNKQGGGKQQAAAASPGPDQKDEELDPKFEWLDNANNFLLRLYLTGFKKEDFRVQVDGTGKLTVRGQRPAAGSKHNTRFHKVFQLPSNANIDDITGRFEASVLTITVPKRPAPTSSAPAPTSVQEIKQKAPTAKQEPQPQFDEAPNKKKQQQEEEEEAAKKKQQQLQEEEEATKKKQQEEEEEAAAKKTKKLQEEEAIAKHKPATTTERKQAEPTTAAPLPGHVVDRESLAEKVKRRAEEECAKAAAAAEAAEEKTATALSRWRERVAGELEHLGDMRWAEGVVETARRNKDVIATAVAAFSLGFFVSHKFFCRR, encoded by the exons ATGGCGAGCAACAAGCAAGGAGGAGGCAAGCAGCAAGCAGCTGCTGCTAGTCCTGGTCCTGATCAGAAAGATGAAGAGCTTGACCCCAAGTTCGAGTGGCTCGACAATGCCAAcaacttcctcctccgcctctacCTCACTG GTTTCAAGAAGGAAGATTTCAGGGTGCAAGTAGACGGCACGGGCAAGCTGACCGTCCGGGGGcagcgccccgccgccggcagcaagCACAACACCCGCTTCCACAAGGTCTTCCAGCTGCCCTCCAACGCTAACATCGACGACATCACCGGCCGCTTCGAGGCCAGCGTCCTCACCATCACCGTCCCCAAGCGCCCCGCCCCGACCTCCTCCGCGCCAGCTCCCACCTCCGTACAGGAGATCAAGCAGAAAGCGCCTACCGCCAAGCAGGAGCCCCAACCCCAATTCGACGAGGCACCCAACAAGAAGAAACAacaacaggaggaggaggaagaagcagccaagaagaagcagcagcagctgcaggaagaggaagaagcaaCCAAGAAGAAgcaacaggaggaggaggaagaagcagccGCCAAGAAGACGAAGAAGCTGCAGGAGGAAGAGGCGATTGCCAAGCACAAGCCTGCAACGACGACCGAGAGGAAGCAGGCAGAGCCTACTACTGCTGCACCGCTACCGGGGCATGTCGTCGATCGGGAGAGCCTGGCGGAGAAGGTGAAGCGGCGCGCCGAGGAAGAGTGCGCcaaggcggcggctgcggcggaggcggcggaggagaagacggcgacggcgttgaGCAGGTGGAGAGAGCGCGTGGCGGGGGAGCTGGAGCATCTGGGAGACATGAGGTGGGCGGAGGGCGTGGTggagacggcgaggaggaacaaGGATgtcatcgccaccgccgtcgccgccttctccctcgGCTTCTTCGTCTCCCACAAGTTCTTCTGCAGGAGGtga